The Neisseria yangbaofengii genome contains a region encoding:
- the secA gene encoding preprotein translocase subunit SecA — protein MLTNIAKKIFGSRNDRLLKQYRKSVAKINALETDMQALSDEALQGKTAEFKQRLAEGATLDDILVEAFAVCREASRRVLGMRHFDVQLIGGMVLHNGKIAEMRTGEGKTLVATLAVYLNALSGKGVHVVTVNDYLAARDAGIMEPLYHFLGLSVGVIVSDMEPFYRQTAYSSDITYGTNNEFGFDYLRDNMVTDQYDKVQRDLNFAVVDEVDSILIDEARTPLIISGQADDNVQLYQVMDSVPAHLIRQETEEGEGDYWVDEKAHQVILSEAGHEHAEQILTQMGLLQENDSLYSAANISLMHHLMAALRAHTLFHLDQHYVIQDGEIVIVDEFTGRLMAGRRWSEGLHQAVEAKEGVEIKRENQTLASITFQNYFRLYTKLSGMTGTADTEAFEFQSIYGLETVIIPTNRPIQRKDFNDQIFRSTDEKFEAVVKDIQECYSKGQPVLVGTTSIENSELVSRMLTEAGLPHNVLNAKEHEREALIVAQAGKVGAITVATNMAGRGTDIVLGGNLKHQTDAIQADESLSDEDKTAQTAALENGWQAEHDQVVAAGGLHIIGTERHESRRIDNQLRGRAGRQGDPGSSRFYLSFEDPLLRLFALDRAAAILNRLAPERGVAIEHGMLTRQIEGAQRKVEGRNFDMRKQVLEYDDVANDQRKVIYHQRNDILTNKDVTGLTKDIRAEVISDLVDAHMPPDTMEEQWDLPTLQSKLLADFRLNADIAGWLQADNTLDGQTVKERLIDHIETEYAEKVELVGKQQMADFERNVMLQVIDNQWREHLAAMDYLRQGIHLRSYAQKNPKQEYKREAFAMFENLWSSIKHNIASLLTSVQIERNDTPAEDFAAHPITDIQEMHSDAPDIEDLLGESKSDLAAGAFNPAGNDFSPEALAAKGQIIHRNDPCPCGSGLKYKQCHGKLS, from the coding sequence ATGCTGACAAACATTGCAAAGAAAATCTTCGGCAGCCGCAACGACCGCTTGCTGAAACAATACCGTAAATCCGTTGCAAAAATCAATGCCCTTGAAACCGATATGCAGGCTTTGAGCGACGAGGCATTACAAGGGAAAACCGCAGAATTCAAACAACGCTTGGCCGAAGGCGCTACTTTAGACGATATTTTGGTCGAAGCATTTGCCGTCTGCCGCGAAGCCAGCCGCCGCGTATTGGGCATGCGCCACTTTGACGTGCAGCTCATCGGCGGCATGGTGCTGCACAACGGCAAAATCGCCGAGATGCGCACCGGTGAAGGTAAAACCTTGGTCGCCACTTTGGCCGTTTATCTCAATGCCCTTTCCGGCAAAGGCGTTCACGTCGTGACCGTCAACGATTACTTGGCCGCACGCGATGCGGGCATTATGGAGCCTTTGTATCATTTCTTGGGCTTGAGCGTAGGCGTGATTGTGTCCGACATGGAACCTTTCTACCGCCAAACCGCTTACAGCTCCGACATCACCTACGGCACCAACAACGAATTCGGCTTCGACTACCTGCGCGACAACATGGTTACCGACCAATACGACAAGGTTCAGCGCGATTTGAATTTTGCCGTGGTCGATGAAGTCGATTCCATCTTGATTGACGAAGCGCGCACCCCGTTGATTATTTCCGGCCAAGCCGATGACAACGTACAGCTTTATCAAGTGATGGACAGCGTTCCGGCGCACTTAATCCGCCAAGAAACCGAAGAAGGCGAAGGCGATTACTGGGTGGACGAAAAAGCCCACCAAGTGATTTTGAGCGAAGCCGGCCACGAACACGCCGAACAGATTCTCACCCAAATGGGCCTGCTGCAGGAAAACGATTCGCTCTACTCCGCCGCCAATATTTCCCTGATGCACCACCTGATGGCGGCATTGCGCGCGCATACTTTGTTCCACTTGGATCAGCATTATGTGATTCAAGACGGCGAAATCGTTATTGTCGATGAATTCACAGGCCGTCTGATGGCCGGCCGCCGCTGGTCGGAAGGCCTGCACCAAGCCGTTGAAGCCAAAGAAGGCGTGGAAATCAAGCGCGAAAACCAAACGCTGGCATCCATCACCTTCCAAAACTATTTCCGTCTGTACACCAAATTATCGGGCATGACCGGCACCGCCGACACCGAAGCGTTTGAATTCCAAAGCATTTACGGCTTGGAAACCGTGATTATCCCAACCAACCGCCCGATTCAGCGTAAAGATTTCAACGACCAGATTTTCCGTTCCACAGACGAAAAATTTGAAGCCGTGGTGAAAGACATTCAAGAATGCTACAGCAAAGGCCAACCGGTCTTAGTCGGCACCACCAGCATTGAAAACTCTGAATTAGTTTCGCGCATGCTGACCGAAGCCGGTCTGCCGCACAATGTATTGAACGCCAAAGAACATGAACGCGAAGCCTTAATCGTGGCACAAGCCGGTAAAGTCGGCGCAATTACTGTGGCCACCAACATGGCCGGCCGCGGTACCGACATCGTATTGGGCGGCAACCTGAAACACCAAACTGATGCCATCCAAGCCGACGAAAGCTTAAGCGACGAAGATAAAACCGCACAAACCGCCGCTTTGGAAAACGGCTGGCAGGCCGAACACGACCAAGTCGTTGCTGCAGGCGGTTTGCACATCATCGGTACCGAGCGCCACGAAAGCCGCCGTATCGATAACCAGTTGCGCGGTCGTGCCGGCCGTCAGGGCGACCCGGGTTCCAGCCGCTTCTACCTCTCGTTTGAAGACCCGCTGCTGCGCCTGTTTGCACTCGACCGCGCCGCCGCCATCCTCAACCGCCTGGCACCGGAACGCGGCGTCGCCATCGAACACGGTATGCTGACCCGCCAAATCGAAGGCGCGCAACGCAAAGTCGAAGGCCGCAACTTTGATATGCGCAAACAGGTATTGGAATACGATGACGTAGCCAACGACCAGCGTAAAGTGATTTACCACCAACGCAACGATATCCTGACCAACAAAGACGTTACCGGCTTAACCAAAGACATCCGCGCCGAAGTCATCAGTGATTTGGTCGATGCCCACATGCCGCCGGATACCATGGAAGAGCAATGGGATTTGCCGACGCTGCAAAGCAAATTACTGGCCGATTTCCGCCTAAATGCCGACATTGCGGGCTGGCTGCAAGCCGACAATACCCTAGACGGCCAAACTGTCAAAGAACGTTTGATTGATCATATCGAAACCGAATATGCCGAAAAAGTCGAATTGGTCGGCAAACAGCAAATGGCCGATTTCGAACGCAACGTCATGCTGCAAGTCATCGACAACCAATGGCGTGAGCATTTGGCGGCGATGGATTACCTGCGTCAAGGCATTCACTTGCGCAGCTACGCGCAAAAAAATCCGAAGCAGGAATACAAACGCGAAGCTTTCGCCATGTTTGAAAACCTGTGGAGCAGCATCAAGCACAATATTGCTTCGCTGCTGACTTCGGTGCAAATCGAGCGCAACGATACCCCTGCCGAAGATTTTGCCGCCCATCCAATCACCGATATACAGGAAATGCATTCCGATGCACCGGATATCGAAGACTTGCTCGGCGAATCGAAGAGCGACTTGGCTGCCGGTGCCTTTAATCCGGCCGGTAACGACTTCAGCCCCGAAGCCCTTGCCGCCAAAGGCCAAATCATTCATCGCAACGACCCGTGCCCGTGCGGCAGCGGTTTGAAATACAAACAGTGCCACGGCAAACTAAGCTGA
- the aroC gene encoding chorismate synthase: MAGNTFGQLFSVTTFGESHGPALGCIIDGCPPGLALSEADIQGDLDRRKPGTSRHVTQRREADQVEILSGVFEGKTTGTPIALLIRNTDQRSKDYGNIAQSFRPGHADYAYWHKYGIRDYRGGGRSSARETAARVAAGAVAKKWLHETFGVTITAYVTQIGEKEIAFEGYEWIAQNPFFAANHSQIEDLEQYMDSVRKSLDSVGAKLHIEAKNIPLGLGEPVFDRLDADIAHAMMSINAVKGVEIGAGFGCVSQKGSEHGDELTPQGFLSNHAGGVLGGISTGQDIHINIAVKPTSSIATPRRSIDIDGNPVELATHGRHDPCVGLRAAPIAEAMLALVLMDHALRHRAQNADINVNTPDIARFK, from the coding sequence ATGGCAGGCAATACTTTCGGACAACTTTTCAGCGTAACCACCTTCGGCGAAAGCCACGGCCCGGCATTGGGCTGCATTATCGACGGCTGTCCGCCGGGTCTGGCCTTGAGCGAAGCCGATATCCAAGGCGATCTCGACCGGCGCAAACCCGGCACCAGCCGCCACGTTACCCAGCGCCGAGAAGCCGACCAAGTAGAAATTCTTTCCGGCGTATTTGAAGGCAAAACCACCGGCACGCCGATTGCCCTGTTAATCCGCAACACCGACCAGCGCAGCAAGGATTACGGCAATATCGCCCAAAGTTTCCGCCCCGGCCACGCCGATTATGCCTATTGGCACAAATACGGCATTCGGGATTATCGCGGCGGCGGCCGCAGCTCCGCCCGTGAAACCGCCGCCCGTGTTGCCGCCGGTGCCGTTGCCAAAAAATGGCTGCATGAAACCTTCGGCGTGACAATCACCGCCTACGTTACCCAAATCGGTGAAAAAGAAATCGCCTTTGAAGGTTATGAATGGATTGCCCAAAATCCGTTTTTTGCCGCCAACCACAGCCAAATCGAAGATTTGGAACAATATATGGACAGCGTGCGCAAATCTCTGGATTCGGTCGGTGCCAAGCTGCATATCGAAGCGAAAAACATTCCGCTGGGCTTGGGCGAGCCGGTATTCGACCGCCTCGATGCCGATATTGCCCATGCCATGATGAGCATTAACGCCGTCAAAGGCGTAGAAATCGGTGCCGGTTTCGGCTGCGTAAGCCAAAAAGGCAGCGAACACGGCGACGAGCTGACACCGCAGGGCTTCTTGTCCAACCATGCCGGCGGCGTACTCGGCGGCATCAGCACCGGTCAGGACATCCACATCAACATCGCCGTCAAACCGACCAGCAGCATTGCCACGCCCCGTCGCAGCATCGACATCGACGGCAATCCGGTCGAACTCGCCACCCACGGCCGCCACGACCCCTGCGTCGGCCTGCGCGCCGCCCCGATTGCCGAAGCCATGTTGGCCTTGGTACTGATGGATCATGCGTTGCGCCATCGCGCCCAAAACGCCGATATTAACGTCAACACACCCGACATCGCCCGTTTCAAATAA
- a CDS encoding ProQ/FINO family protein: MTPETALGAALKTAVQTMSKKKQTDMIADHIYSKYDVFKRFKPLAVGIDQDLVAALPQYDANLIARVLANHCRRPRYLKALARGGKRFDLNNRFKGEVSPEEQAIAQQHPAVQQAMADQAERQAAKAAEQVEAPAAETVAKAVPAAETQTKA, from the coding sequence ATGACACCAGAAACCGCTTTGGGCGCCGCACTCAAAACCGCCGTCCAAACCATGAGCAAAAAGAAACAAACCGACATGATTGCCGATCATATTTACAGCAAATACGACGTATTCAAGCGCTTTAAACCGCTGGCTGTCGGTATCGACCAAGACCTAGTTGCCGCCCTGCCGCAATACGACGCCAATCTGATTGCTCGTGTACTGGCAAACCACTGCCGCCGTCCGCGCTACCTCAAAGCGCTGGCACGCGGCGGCAAACGCTTTGATTTGAACAACCGTTTCAAAGGCGAAGTCAGCCCGGAAGAACAAGCCATTGCGCAGCAGCATCCTGCCGTGCAGCAAGCCATGGCCGATCAAGCCGAACGCCAAGCAGCCAAAGCTGCCGAACAAGTCGAAGCACCAGCTGCTGAAACTGTTGCAAAAGCCGTTCCTGCTGCCGAAACACAAACCAAAGCTTAA
- the lpxH gene encoding UDP-2,3-diacylglucosamine diphosphatase — translation MPIYFIADLHLSESRPELTALFLRFMQEKAPYAQELYILGDLFDFWVGDDEASSLIDSVKQAIRNVSDQGVACYFQHGNRDFMIGECFAHACGMKLLPDYQVVGLFGRQALLCHGDTLCIDDVRYQHFRKKVHQKWRQKLFLMLPLPVRLKIAHKIRLASKQDKQQKSAEIMDVNPEFTAQIVKQYGVPLLIHGHTHRENIHVNKDFTRIVLGDWKADYASVLRVDEQGFEFVRSN, via the coding sequence ATGCCGATTTATTTTATTGCCGACTTACATTTGAGCGAATCGCGCCCCGAGCTGACGGCGCTGTTTCTGCGTTTTATGCAGGAAAAAGCACCGTATGCGCAGGAGCTGTATATTTTGGGTGATTTGTTTGATTTTTGGGTCGGTGATGATGAAGCCTCGTCCTTGATTGATTCGGTGAAGCAAGCGATTCGCAATGTGAGCGATCAAGGTGTGGCCTGTTATTTTCAGCATGGCAACCGTGATTTTATGATTGGCGAATGCTTTGCGCACGCGTGCGGAATGAAATTGTTGCCCGATTATCAGGTGGTGGGTTTATTCGGCCGACAAGCTTTGCTGTGTCATGGCGATACTTTGTGTATCGATGATGTGCGCTATCAGCATTTTCGCAAAAAAGTGCATCAAAAATGGCGGCAGAAGCTGTTTTTAATGCTGCCGTTGCCGGTACGTTTGAAAATCGCCCATAAAATCCGCCTCGCCAGCAAGCAGGATAAACAACAAAAATCGGCTGAAATCATGGATGTGAACCCTGAATTTACCGCGCAAATTGTTAAGCAATATGGTGTGCCGCTGTTAATTCATGGGCACACCCATCGGGAAAATATCCATGTAAATAAGGATTTTACGCGGATTGTGTTGGGCGATTGGAAAGCAGATTATGCTTCGGTATTAAGAGTGGATGAGCAAGGCTTTGAATTCGTCAGAAGTAATTGA
- the aspS gene encoding aspartate--tRNA ligase has product MRTNYCGLISEQYLDQTVTVKGWVHRRRDHGGVIFIDLRDREGIVQVVIDPDTKEAFETADSVRNEYVLSITGRVRNRPEGTTNDKMVSGKIEILAKEIEVLNAAATPPFQIDDENISENVRLTNRVIDLRRPVMQHNLKLRYQVAMGVRRYLDEQGFIDIETPMLTRSTPEGARDYLVPSRVHPGEFFALPQSPQLFKQLLMVAGFDRYYQITKCFRDEDLRADRQPEFTQIDLETSFLNEDEIMDITEGMAKKVFKDAIGVELGDFPRMPFSEAMFYYGSDKPDLRISLKFVELTDLMKTEEFKVFRGAADMKGGRVVALRVPNGAKFSRKEIDEYTKFVGIYGAKGLAYIKVNDVTNLSNGEDSGLQSPIVKFLSEAALKEIIERTQAQNGDIIFFGADKAKIVNEAIGALRIKVGLEHGAENGYFADEWKPLWVVDFPMFEYDDEADRYTAVHHPFTAPKAGHEDLMESEPENCLARAYDMVLNGWEIGGGSIRIHRADVQEKVFSALKISPEEQQEKFGFLLDNLKFGAPPHGGLAFGLDRLVTLMAGAESIRDVIAFPKTQRAQCLLTNAPNAVDEKQLRELSLRLRQKATENKEA; this is encoded by the coding sequence ATGCGTACCAATTATTGCGGCTTGATCAGCGAGCAATATTTAGACCAAACCGTAACCGTAAAAGGTTGGGTACACCGCCGCCGCGACCACGGCGGGGTGATTTTTATCGACTTGCGCGACCGTGAAGGCATTGTGCAGGTGGTGATTGACCCTGATACCAAAGAAGCATTTGAAACCGCCGATTCCGTGCGCAACGAATACGTTTTGAGCATTACCGGCCGGGTGCGCAACCGTCCGGAAGGTACGACCAACGACAAAATGGTTTCCGGCAAAATCGAAATTCTGGCCAAAGAAATCGAAGTGCTGAATGCCGCTGCCACGCCGCCGTTCCAAATCGACGATGAAAACATCAGCGAAAACGTGCGCCTGACCAACCGTGTGATTGACCTGCGCCGTCCGGTGATGCAGCACAATCTGAAACTGCGTTACCAAGTTGCCATGGGCGTACGCCGCTATTTGGACGAACAGGGCTTTATCGACATCGAAACGCCGATGCTGACCCGCTCCACACCTGAAGGCGCACGGGATTATCTGGTGCCGAGCCGTGTCCACCCCGGCGAATTTTTCGCCTTGCCGCAATCGCCGCAACTGTTCAAACAACTGCTGATGGTGGCCGGTTTCGACCGCTATTACCAAATCACCAAATGCTTCCGTGACGAAGATTTGCGTGCCGACCGTCAGCCCGAATTTACCCAAATCGACTTGGAAACCTCGTTTTTGAACGAGGACGAAATCATGGACATCACCGAAGGCATGGCGAAAAAAGTCTTTAAAGACGCCATCGGTGTCGAGTTGGGCGACTTCCCGCGTATGCCGTTTTCCGAAGCTATGTTCTACTACGGTTCGGACAAACCCGATTTGCGCATCAGCCTGAAATTTGTCGAGCTGACCGATTTGATGAAAACCGAAGAATTCAAAGTATTCCGAGGTGCAGCCGATATGAAAGGCGGCCGTGTGGTGGCGCTGCGTGTGCCGAACGGTGCCAAATTCAGCCGCAAAGAAATCGACGAATACACTAAATTTGTCGGTATTTACGGTGCAAAAGGCTTGGCATATATCAAAGTCAATGATGTGACCAACTTGAGCAACGGCGAAGACAGCGGCCTGCAAAGCCCGATTGTCAAATTCCTGTCGGAAGCGGCTTTGAAAGAAATCATCGAGCGCACTCAGGCACAAAACGGCGACATCATTTTCTTCGGTGCCGACAAAGCCAAAATCGTCAATGAAGCCATCGGTGCCCTGCGTATCAAAGTCGGCTTGGAACACGGTGCGGAAAACGGTTATTTTGCCGATGAATGGAAACCTTTGTGGGTGGTCGATTTCCCGATGTTCGAATACGACGACGAAGCCGACCGCTATACCGCCGTCCACCATCCGTTTACCGCACCGAAAGCCGGCCATGAAGATTTGATGGAAAGCGAACCGGAAAACTGCTTGGCACGAGCCTACGATATGGTATTGAACGGCTGGGAAATCGGCGGCGGCTCAATCCGTATCCACCGTGCCGACGTTCAGGAAAAAGTGTTCTCCGCCCTGAAAATCAGCCCGGAAGAGCAGCAAGAGAAATTCGGCTTCCTGCTGGACAACCTGAAATTCGGCGCACCGCCGCACGGCGGCTTGGCCTTCGGCTTAGACCGTTTGGTAACGCTGATGGCGGGTGCGGAATCCATCCGTGATGTGATTGCCTTCCCGAAAACCCAGCGTGCGCAATGCCTGCTGACCAACGCACCGAATGCGGTTGATGAAAAACAATTGCGCGAACTGAGCCTGCGTCTGCGTCAGAAAGCAACCGAAAATAAAGAAGCTTAA
- a CDS encoding DUF502 domain-containing protein: MAEQPAESGKIAKLLKRYLITGVLVWLPIAVTIWVITYIVTAADQLINLLPVHWQPQHFLGFNIPGLGVIVAIAVLFATGLFGANVLGKRIISAWDGILGRIPVVKSIYSSVKKVSESLLSDSSRSFKTPVLVPFPQPDIWTLAFVSGHIPDSVKVSLPQEDEYISVYVPTTPNPTGGYYIMVKKSDIRELDMSVDEALKYVISLGMVMPDEYTPKALVDDADKPLSKPAGQ; this comes from the coding sequence ATGGCAGAACAACCAGCGGAAAGCGGTAAAATTGCTAAATTATTGAAAAGATACCTGATTACGGGTGTTTTGGTGTGGTTGCCGATTGCGGTCACCATTTGGGTGATTACCTACATCGTCACCGCAGCCGACCAATTGATTAATCTCTTGCCGGTACATTGGCAGCCGCAGCATTTCTTAGGCTTCAATATCCCGGGCTTGGGCGTGATTGTGGCGATTGCGGTGCTGTTTGCCACCGGCCTTTTCGGTGCCAACGTTTTAGGCAAACGCATTATTTCCGCTTGGGACGGCATACTCGGCCGCATTCCGGTGGTGAAATCGATTTATTCCAGTGTGAAAAAAGTGTCGGAATCTTTGCTTTCCGACAGCAGCCGCTCGTTTAAAACGCCGGTATTGGTGCCTTTCCCGCAGCCGGATATTTGGACGCTGGCCTTTGTTTCCGGCCATATTCCCGATTCGGTCAAAGTGTCGTTGCCTCAAGAGGACGAATATATTTCGGTGTATGTGCCGACCACGCCCAATCCGACCGGCGGCTATTACATCATGGTGAAAAAAAGCGACATCCGCGAGCTTGATATGAGCGTGGACGAAGCTCTGAAATATGTGATTTCTCTGGGTATGGTGATGCCTGATGAATATACGCCCAAAGCATTGGTAGATGATGCGGACAAGCCTTTATCAAAACCTGCCGGACAGTAA
- a CDS encoding phospholipase A, translating into MMLKHYLWLGAGCVLATPAASALDAAALQCAAMADNAMRLACYDKIYAAQLPPAQPAATLDILETKQPVDLAQTINASIENKETTIVFDEKADEHLLSESALREAAEAYTPLSMMYDLDINDARGILTVREHAPMYLMPAWYNSSPNYSPESPSRGVTTEEKFTEQKRLEAKMQMSFKSKLMEDVFKTRADLWFGYTQKSDWQLYNQGRKSAPFRNTDYEPEIFLTQPVKADLPFGGKLRMVGAGFAHQSNGQSRPESRSWNRIYAMAGMEWDKLTVIPRVWVRTDANGDEDDNPDISDYMGYGDLKVQYRLNDKQNVYSVLRYNPKTGHGAVEAAYTFPIKGKLKGVVRGFHGYGESLIDYNHKQNGIGFGLMFNDWDGI; encoded by the coding sequence ATGATGTTGAAACATTATTTATGGTTAGGAGCGGGCTGTGTATTGGCTACGCCTGCTGCTTCGGCTTTGGATGCGGCTGCATTGCAATGCGCTGCCATGGCCGATAACGCCATGCGTTTGGCCTGTTACGATAAAATTTATGCCGCGCAGTTGCCGCCCGCACAACCGGCGGCGACCTTGGATATCTTAGAAACCAAGCAGCCGGTAGATTTGGCGCAAACGATTAATGCCAGTATCGAAAATAAAGAAACCACCATTGTTTTCGATGAAAAGGCCGATGAACATTTGCTTTCCGAATCCGCCTTGCGTGAAGCGGCAGAAGCCTATACGCCTTTGAGTATGATGTATGATTTGGATATCAACGACGCGCGCGGAATTTTGACGGTGCGCGAGCATGCGCCGATGTATCTAATGCCTGCTTGGTACAATTCCAGCCCGAATTACTCCCCGGAATCGCCTTCGCGCGGTGTGACCACGGAAGAAAAATTTACCGAGCAGAAGCGCTTAGAAGCCAAAATGCAAATGTCGTTTAAAAGCAAGCTGATGGAAGACGTATTTAAAACGCGTGCGGATTTATGGTTCGGCTATACGCAAAAATCCGATTGGCAGCTGTATAACCAAGGCCGTAAATCGGCGCCGTTTCGCAATACCGATTACGAGCCGGAAATTTTCCTGACCCAGCCGGTGAAAGCCGATTTGCCGTTTGGCGGTAAATTGCGCATGGTCGGCGCCGGTTTTGCCCATCAATCCAATGGCCAAAGCCGCCCTGAATCGCGCTCGTGGAACCGTATTTATGCCATGGCCGGTATGGAATGGGATAAATTGACCGTGATTCCGCGTGTTTGGGTACGTACCGATGCCAATGGCGATGAAGACGATAATCCGGACATTTCCGATTATATGGGTTATGGCGATCTGAAAGTACAATACCGTTTGAATGATAAGCAAAACGTCTATTCTGTGTTGCGCTACAATCCGAAAACCGGCCACGGCGCGGTGGAGGCTGCTTACACCTTCCCTATTAAGGGCAAACTCAAAGGTGTGGTGCGCGGTTTTCATGGTTACGGTGAAAGTTTGATTGACTACAACCACAAGCAAAACGGCATCGGTTTCGGCTTGATGTTCAACGATTGGGACGGCATTTAA
- the rpsT gene encoding 30S ribosomal protein S20 encodes MANSAQARKRARQSVKQRAHNASLRTAFRTAIKKVLKAVEAGDKAAAQATYRESVKIIDRIADKGVFHKNKAARHKSRLSAKVKALA; translated from the coding sequence ATGGCAAACAGCGCACAAGCCCGCAAACGTGCCCGCCAGTCGGTTAAACAACGTGCCCACAACGCCAGCTTGCGTACTGCATTCCGCACTGCAATCAAAAAAGTGTTGAAAGCTGTTGAAGCTGGTGACAAAGCTGCTGCTCAAGCAACTTACCGCGAATCAGTAAAAATTATTGACCGCATTGCCGATAAAGGCGTGTTCCACAAAAACAAAGCTGCTCGTCACAAGAGCCGTTTGTCTGCTAAAGTTAAAGCCTTGGCTTAA
- a CDS encoding extracellular solute-binding protein — protein MKKSVLAVLAAFSLAACGGGEKKAEQPQAGSAPAANAEAAATDTLNIYNWSNYVDESTVEYFKKQNNLKLTYDLYENNETLEAKMLTGKSGYDLVVPGIAFLPRQIEAGAYQKVNKDLIPNYKNIDPELLKMLETADPGNEYAVPYFSGVNTLAITAKGKELLGGQLPENGWDLLFKPEYTNKLKSCGIALWDTPSEMFPLLLNYLGKDPKGSNPDDIKAAAEVLKAIRPDVKRFSPSIIDELARGDICLAAGNGGDLNLAKARSEEVKNNVGVEVLTPKGMGFWIESWLIPADAKNVVNAHKYINYTLDPEIAAKNGIAVTFAPASKPARDKMPAELVNTRSIFPTAEDMKNGFVMPQMGSDAKKLTVSLWQKIKVGTN, from the coding sequence ATGAAAAAATCCGTATTAGCCGTATTGGCCGCATTTTCACTGGCCGCATGCGGCGGTGGCGAGAAAAAAGCCGAGCAACCTCAAGCAGGCAGCGCGCCTGCTGCCAATGCTGAAGCAGCCGCTACCGATACCTTAAACATCTACAACTGGTCCAACTACGTGGACGAATCCACCGTTGAATACTTCAAAAAACAAAACAATTTGAAGCTGACCTACGATTTGTATGAAAACAACGAAACCCTCGAAGCCAAAATGCTGACCGGCAAATCAGGCTACGACTTAGTTGTACCGGGTATCGCCTTTTTGCCGCGCCAAATTGAAGCCGGCGCCTACCAAAAAGTCAATAAAGATCTGATTCCGAACTATAAAAACATCGACCCTGAACTGTTGAAAATGCTGGAAACAGCCGACCCGGGCAATGAATATGCCGTGCCTTACTTCTCAGGCGTGAATACTTTGGCGATTACCGCCAAAGGCAAAGAGCTGCTGGGTGGCCAATTACCTGAAAACGGCTGGGATTTGCTGTTCAAACCGGAATACACCAATAAGCTGAAATCATGCGGCATCGCCTTGTGGGATACGCCGTCTGAAATGTTCCCGCTGCTGCTGAACTACTTGGGCAAAGACCCTAAAGGCAGCAATCCTGACGACATCAAAGCCGCAGCCGAAGTATTGAAAGCCATCCGCCCTGACGTGAAACGCTTCAGCCCGTCCATCATTGACGAATTGGCTCGCGGCGACATCTGCCTAGCAGCCGGTAACGGCGGCGATTTGAACTTGGCCAAAGCCCGTTCGGAAGAAGTGAAAAACAACGTCGGCGTAGAAGTTTTAACGCCGAAAGGCATGGGCTTCTGGATTGAATCCTGGCTGATTCCTGCCGATGCGAAAAACGTCGTGAATGCCCACAAATACATCAACTACACGCTGGATCCGGAAATCGCTGCGAAAAACGGCATTGCCGTAACTTTCGCTCCTGCCAGCAAACCGGCACGAGACAAAATGCCTGCCGAACTGGTCAATACCCGTTCTATCTTCCCGACTGCGGAAGACATGAAAAACGGTTTCGTAATGCCGCAAATGGGTTCAGACGCGAAAAAACTGACCGTCAGCCTGTGGCAAAAAATCAAAGTGGGTACCAACTAA